A region of Vampirovibrionales bacterium DNA encodes the following proteins:
- a CDS encoding SBBP repeat-containing protein yields the protein MTSYVYTAGIATATNINIRRYSFAGSSIDSISRSAAIYGLSTDSINSFLYSAGVGTASGGDGGLRQYLNGTLQWNKDHGTTIYAVAANSTDVCIGGGRATGIDSKTTRKYNSSGTLSWSADHGDYVFAVAMDSAGNVYTGGSVSSSITTRKYNSSGTQQWTANHGATVNGIAVDDSGNVYTCGASNGSYTMRKYNSSGTLQWSVDNFETDRAITVGADGYIYVCGFGYVKKYNSSGTEITTGGFPITSILDVRALKLDQSGNIYVAGPVNSSKTLWVFDSSGSLSWSANHTENCYALALLAPPPAVIVEPPGLALEYGLGVPTIQVSVQAPSLALGLALGIPNTTSKPLAPSLSATPDSNIIYRLYITGGTLIEYPFSIIQCQRRLGQSTWIDVVIPNASTAILADLYERKANDGRLAIYVGLRDSNGIETMGEFLQALMWDIDSDRMPRTGQIKVRGRLIPVSFSPQSVTLTGVYRTGFDKELKHFAECDINPNLHPNDTVFDGVLSWTVGAIDYEITTRRAWMKVEEA from the coding sequence ATGACGAGTTACGTCTATACCGCCGGCATTGCCACCGCAACCAACATCAATATCCGGCGCTATAGCTTTGCTGGATCGTCGATTGATTCTATTTCACGTAGCGCCGCTATATACGGACTCTCCACAGACTCCATAAACAGCTTTTTATACAGTGCTGGCGTCGGCACGGCATCTGGTGGTGATGGAGGACTTAGACAATACTTAAACGGCACATTGCAGTGGAACAAGGACCACGGAACCACTATTTATGCGGTCGCCGCGAATTCCACGGATGTTTGTATCGGTGGCGGGCGCGCAACTGGAATTGACAGCAAGACCACTCGGAAATATAACTCATCGGGTACGTTGTCTTGGTCTGCTGATCACGGCGATTATGTGTTTGCCGTGGCCATGGATTCGGCTGGAAATGTGTACACGGGCGGCAGCGTGTCCAGCAGCATTACGACACGAAAATATAATAGCTCAGGCACTCAACAGTGGACCGCGAATCACGGGGCCACCGTCAACGGCATTGCTGTTGATGATTCAGGAAATGTTTATACGTGCGGCGCATCGAATGGAAGTTATACGATGCGCAAATACAATAGCTCAGGCACTTTGCAATGGTCGGTTGATAATTTTGAAACAGACCGGGCTATTACGGTCGGCGCTGATGGATATATCTACGTTTGCGGATTCGGGTATGTCAAGAAATACAATTCTAGCGGAACAGAAATAACAACGGGAGGATTCCCGATTACGTCTATTCTTGATGTTCGCGCATTAAAGCTCGATCAATCCGGGAATATTTACGTCGCTGGACCCGTCAATAGCAGCAAAACGTTATGGGTGTTTGATTCGTCAGGCAGTTTGTCGTGGTCCGCGAATCATACGGAAAATTGCTATGCGCTGGCGCTATTAGCGCCGCCGCCAGCGGTCATTGTCGAGCCGCCAGGACTAGCTCTGGAATACGGGCTTGGCGTCCCCACGATTCAGGTCTCTGTGCAAGCGCCAAGCCTCGCTCTAGGGCTTGCTCTAGGGATTCCTAACACCACATCAAAGCCACTAGCTCCATCTTTAAGCGCAACTCCAGACTCCAATATCATCTATCGTCTCTATATAACGGGCGGCACACTGATCGAGTATCCTTTTTCCATCATTCAATGCCAACGCCGCTTGGGGCAATCCACCTGGATTGATGTTGTTATTCCTAATGCTTCAACGGCCATACTCGCTGATCTATACGAGAGAAAAGCGAATGATGGGCGATTGGCTATTTACGTCGGTTTGCGCGATTCAAACGGCATCGAAACCATGGGCGAATTCCTGCAAGCGCTCATGTGGGACATTGATTCTGATAGGATGCCGAGAACGGGACAAATCAAAGTGCGCGGGAGGCTGATTCCTGTTTCATTCTCACCGCAATCTGTTACACTGACTGGCGTCTATCGAACTGGATTCGACAAAGAACTCAAGCATTTTGCGGAGTGTGATATTAATCCTAATTTGCATCCGAATGACACGGTATTTGACGGAGTGCTATCATGGACTGTGGGTGCTATTGATTACGAGATTACGACAAGACGCGCATGGATGAAGGTAGAAGAGGCGTAG